TCGATGGTGGCTCAGTAAACACTAGTCAGCTCCGTTTTGAACGGGTTCTCAATGTCTACCGTTTAGTTTAAACGATAACGTAGACCTTGTTTTAAACGCCGTCCACGTCATCGGGATCACCTTACAAATATTCTGCGAATTCTTCGGGGGTTATCACCTCACCTTCTTCAGCAGGAACTGGGCAGACGATAACCATAAGCTCGTCTTGAGTCATACCGGGAACCCACTTAGTAAGAAATTCCTCACTAGAAAGCTCCATGGCCTCGCAATGTTCCCAATCATCCGTCGCCCATAGTAGAGCCAGTTCAGCATCTGGCCATACCGGCACACCATCTTCTTCGTCTGTTGTAAGCATGACGCAGCCATGCTCGTCTTTAAGGATAAATAACTTTTGTTCTTTTTTGATAGTCGCCAAGCTCGCTTCCAAACGCTGAAACGCATTCTTTTCAAGCAACGGGTGTAAATCAGACATAGAATTCCTATTAATGATGTTGGGTAACGCTTTCAATGATTTCAGGCAATCCAACTCGCCTTACTTGTTTCATGGTATGTACATAGACACTAAATGAAATGCTGTCTAGTGTTTGCAGTAAAGTAACTTTCGCATTTTTTGGAAATTGAGACTCTACCCCCACCGGCAGCACAGCTACACCGCCCTCACTCGTCAAGTTATTGATAGCCAAGTTTAAAGAGTTAGTGCGCAACTTAGCATCTCTTAACTGGGGATAGGCAGTTAAGAGCCAATCACGCGCTTTGGTCCCCCAATCTATAGCGACAAAATCTTGCGCTTCCACTTCACTCGATACTTCGCCTACTCGATAAAGCGCAAGTGTTTTTTCTAGCATGACCTCGCTGTTAACTTCTTCGGATTTTAACGGCTCACTAGAAAACGCAATATCAGTTACACGCTCGTGCAATTGTCTAGACAAGGAGTCTAACGTGAGTACTTCAGCTTTGACTGACCAATCTGGAAAGCGACTGTGAAGGTGGCTTAGCATTTTAGGAAGAAGCAACTCACTAGCTAACTGTGTAGCACCACACACCACATATTCAGACGACTGAATTTGAAGCTCTTGTTTTGCCTCATTTAATGTCGAACAAAGTTGTTTTGCATAAGGGAGTAACTTCTCACCCGACTGAGTCAGTTGAATACTGTTTCGCTGTCGAATAAATAGCGTAGTATGAAAGTACTCTTCAAGAAGTTTAATTCTTGCACTTACCGCAGATTGAGTAAGATATAAATTTTCAGCGGCTTTGCCAAAATGACGAGTTTTAGCCACCTCTATAAAGGTGGTGAGAAAGCGTATATCCATGCTTGTATAACAACCGAATCAAGGTACTTTTAAAGTGACACAGATGATACGGCAAGTAAACACAAAAGCACAGAAGCGCACCGTCATAAACGGTACGCTTAATCAAAATTTCACCAAGTCGGCTAATTAGTACTCTTCTTGGTGCAGACGACGCTGCTTATCACGGCGTTGCAAATCTCTTTTCTGCTTTGCCTTCACACTGCTTTGACGCTTTGCATTAGGCTTTTTAGCGTGGAGGTCGTCCTCTTCTACCGAGTCCCATTCATCACGCTGGTAACGATAGTCTTTGCTCATTGATTTCTCTAATTGGTAAGGGTTGTAAACACCTCTCAATTATTGACCTAACGAAAAAAATAGAAAACGAATTTTAATCATCGTAGCGATAAGAAATTTTAATTGTGGTGTTCGAGCAAAAATTCATACCGCTTATCAAGCAAGCGAAATGCCTACACATCGGTCAACTCAACGCGATTAACTACACAATATTGATAGAAATTAAACAGTTAAAAATTTTTTATTGATAAGAGAAAAATCTTTTGTTTTATCTTCGTTGGGATTTCACTTAAAAGTGCGCTGAACATTCAATCACGTTGGGTACATCATGAAAAGTTTAGCTATTCGACTCTCAGTAAAACCATTTATCGATCGTCTTAAGTTCCCTTATGGCTTTCGAAAGTCTGGTGACTTTAGTATTACAGAAGCAGACTTGCTAACGAAATATGGAAAAACCTTATTGGGCCTTGAAAGTGGAGAACTTAGTCCTGAAAGCGACGACGAAAGTCATTTCGTTGACTTTATAAGCGGTAAAGTCCCCGCTGAGAATAGTGTAGAAAAAGCATGGACGAAGTATGTTCGCCTTGCTAGAGGCAAAAAGCATTTTTACACGCTTCACAGTAGCGCAAGTAATCAGTCTGATTTTGATGATGATTATACAGATGAAGAGTTTGATGTGGCTTGATTAATAAAAAGTAAGCGTTGGACGCCCCGTTTTAAGCAACGGAAGCTATGCGTTGCAACGACAACAATTCAAAAAAACGCCCACAGTTTTGTGGGCGTTTTTGTTTGTGGGATTATGATCTATATCACAAACTAACACGAACAAAATGGTGAAAACTTAAGGAAAGTCTACACTTAGAGTGTGTTTGCTTATCACTTATATTCAGCGCGACTGTGTTTGCCTGAGTGAAGTATAAGTGGCTGTCTTGTCATAGAGCATCACTCTCTTGTATGAAAAGTCACGTAAAGGAGACTGCCAGCATGATCACCAGTTCAAAACAACTTACCCATTACGCTATCCATGCCACTGATGACAAAATTGGCGGAGTACGCGACATACTTTTCGATGATGAAACATACACCGTAAGATATCTCGTCGCAGATACAAACACTTGGCTTCCCCTTAGCCGAAAAGTTGTTATCTCACCAATATCAGTTGTCAATCTCGATACAGAAAACAATAGTGTGTATATCGATATGACAGTAGAAACGCTAAAGAATAGTCCCTCTATCGACGAGCACAAGCCCGTTTCAAGAGAGTATGAAGAAAACCTCTTTAAGTATTTTGGTTACGGCTATTATTGGATTGGCCCAGGCGCATGGGGAGAGTTTGCTCATCCAAATGAACTGGTTGAACTGCAACACGCTGAAGAACAACAGCAACAGAGCGAAAAACAAGAGAATCATCTAAGAGCATGTGGCGAAGTTGTTGGTTATGAGGTGGCTACCAAAAGCGACAATGTAGGTCACATAAGCAATTTCATTATTGACAACGCTAGTTGGAAAATTGTCGCTATTGTAGTTGATACCAATAATTGGCTGCCCGGTGGTAAACACCTTGCACTACTACCGAAAGATATCAACGAAATTGACTGGGCTGCACATCATGTTTCTGTTTCACTTACCCATGACGAACTACTCGAAAGGCCAGAGATCGATCAAGATAGGTTGGCAGAGACAGGTTATATTGATGCACTGTGCAAAGAGATAAGCAATGTCTCTCAGTAAAAAGAGACAAGAATAAAGGAGAGTTGTTGATACTCTCCTTTTTATTCGCAGAAAAATTCATACATAAGTGCGATAAGACGCTTAACCCGCTCATCGGCTAAACGGTAGTAGATGGTTTGACCGTCTCTTCTGGTCGCCACCATTTTTGATTCACGAAGCAATGCTAGGTGCTGGGAGATGACAGGTTGAGACACGCTAACCACATCAAGTAACTCCGTGACCGACTTTTCTTCCTTAAGCAAAGAGCACAACACCATTAAACGTGTTTTGTTGGCGAATTGCTTAAGAAAAATCTCAGCTTCTGATGCATGCTCCATCATATTGTCTGAACCAATAACCCTATCCTCGGACATAATCACTCTCAATTTGTGTGAACTCGGCTCAACTTAGCCACTTATTATACTAAAGTATAAGACAATCTGCTAAGTTGCCAATATATACGACGAAAAACCATAGTTTATATTGTTTTGGAAATGTCTCAAATATACATTAGGATGAACTAATGTATATTTATGCTATCCATTAAGGAATCAACATGCTAATAGATTTGAAATCACGTATTGAGAACATTGAATACGACTTAAGAATGGTCACTGCACAACAAGCTTCGCAAGAAATACAGCAAAACAAAGGACTATTGATAGATGTGAGGGAACCCGGCGAAGTCAGCAGCCAGCCAGTTTCAGCTGCCATCAATATTCCTCGAGGCGTGCTTGAAATGAAAATGCTAGAACAAGTCAAAGAAGCGTCAACACCAATATATCTTCATTGTGCATCGGGTATGCGCGCTAAGCTGGCAGCAGAGCAACTAATTAATATTGGTTATGAGAATGTGAGTGTTGTGACATGCCCTATCACAGACATCAACCAAGCTGACATTTGATTTAAGGCTGTGCTATAAGACCCATTAATGTAGTGCGATAATAGCAAATTGAAAAAAGGTCACTCATGCTTAAGTCAACGTTAGAGCAATGGCGCATGTTCAAAGCAGTGGTTGATGCCGGAGGGTTTAACCAAGCTGCAGCAGAAGTACACAAGAGCCAGTCTAGTGTGCACCATGCCGTACAAAAACTAGAAAACGCCATAGGTGTTGTGCTGTTTGAAAATGAAGGAAGAAAGGTCAAACTGTCCCCTCAGGGCGAACTCATGTATCGCCGCGCCTCGTTTTTACTGAATGAAGCGCAAAAACTTGAAGCAGTTGCCAGTAGTCTGCAATCGGGTACTGAAACAACATTGCGTATTGCAGTTGACATTATTTTCCCTTCTGAGCTTTTGTATAACGTGCTAGCGAAGGTATCAGCTGAATTTCCTTTGCTCAGAATTGAGATTGAAGAAACTGTGTTAAGTGGCGCAAATGCACTGCTTAATGATGGCAAAGTTGACTTAGGGATCTCACCATTTGTTTTTCCCACAGGGTTTAGCGAAGACTTGTGTGAAATAGAATTTGTTGCTGTCGCGCATGTCGACCACCCACTGCACCAGCTCAATAGAACACTGACTTTGGAAGATTTAAAAGCACACAGACAAATTGTAGTTCGAGATTCGTCTGCTGAACGCAAAGCTGATGTGGGCTGGTTGGGTGCCGAGCAACGCTGGACGGTAGGCCATGTTCGAACGTCTCTTGATATCATTGCACAAGGCTTGGGATTTGCTTGGCTCCCTATCGCTATTATTCAAGAAGAGTTGGACAACGGAACCTTGTTACCCCTCCCCCTAGACAATAACGCGGCACTGCGCAAAGCGTTGCTGTACCTGTCATTTGAGGACGGTGACTCGCTAGGCCCCGCAGCAAGGGCATTTATGGGTGAACTTCGTTATCAGACCATGAATCTTCCGTCTAGTGATTTCATTCACGACACATGAACATATTAACTGGCGACCAATAACCACGTACTTGCGACTTCTAGGTTTAATACTGTATGGATGTGCGTACGTATATTTGTGGCACGCTTGAATCACTATGCGATGATAGCAGCGAGCTGCTCGCCGCCCAAAACGAAACCAAATAGCGATATTGATACACCAATAAGGGCCACCGCACCGTCGTCTGCGGCCATACCAATTGCCATTATAAATACCGCAAATGCAGGTATTAGCCCCATAAATGGAATGAGTTCCAGAGGAATCATTACTAAACCACAACCTACGCAGCATAAAGCAATTAGCGAGCGGAAAACGGTCTGACGCATAAAAAAGCACCGAGGAACTAAGAATCTATCTACTCTGACGGCATACGGTTTTACTTTTTCAACAATAACCCGCAATTGATCTGCCTCACACTCTAGCTCCATTACTTTTTGTGGTAACCATGGATGACGCCGACCAAGTAATATTTGCAAAGAGATGAGTAAGATTGTCACACCTGCGATTGACGGGACACCGGGGATGGCGCCAATAGGTGTACACGCGATAAAAGATGGCAGCGCAAGCATTGGACCGAATCCACGCTTTTCCATCACGTCCCAAAATTCGCCAAACTCAAAAACGTCTTGTTTGCGACGAGGCTGCATTTTTCCAAGCATCTCGTACAACGTCATTGATCTTACTGCTGTTTTCGCCCACATATTCAATTCCTTTGAGTATAGTCACACCTGTAAAATGGCACTAGATGAGACATTTAAGACACTACCGTCTCCCCTTTTCGAGTATTTATCTCATTGCATCCTTTGAACAGGTACTCATTAACATTTGAATTAATTGTGCGAAAAATATGCCATTTGCTTAATTTACTCTTTCGTACAACAGTAGGAATGGTAATTGCTAAATTGCTAAAGGTAAGCGCTAAAGACTAGAAATGGAAAATGCTAATTGCAATAACTAATTCTGGCTAATAGTGCCTACAATAAAACTAGAGCCTAGCGCGTTTTGGCGGCAAACAATCGTAAAATCATGGCAAAAAAGTGGTTTATATTACCTTTCTTTCGCTAGGCAAGAGTGTCAAACGCTAAATATAAAATACGTTAACCCACCGGATTGTGTTAGCGTATGATAAGAATAATTTGTTGATATTGTTCCATAATTTTTATGTATGGAATAAAAAGAGAAGGACATCCAAGTGCTAACTATCTTACTCGTTGATGATGACGCTGAATTTACTGAAGTGGCATGTACGATAATTGAATTTCTTGGTCACGAAGTACTGACTGCTGCTACGCTCGAAGAGGCGCGCAGTTGGTTAGAAAAAGAAACCTTCGACCACATTCTGCTCGACTTTATGCTGCCCGACGGTAGCGGCGCACACTTGTTTAATGAACTTGACGCGTTGCCGAAGCGTCCACGCGTAACGCTAATCACCGGCCACCCTTCTGTTAAAGGTGTAATCAAAGGGTTGTGCGGCCCAAATATCGATTATCTCGTCAAACCCATTCAGCGCGAAGAAATAGAAGCAGTTCTAAGCCAAAAACCCAAAGCTCAAGTAAAACCAGAAGATAAAATAGAGAAGCATTTTGACCTTCTAATTGGTGAGTCGCCAGTTATGAAGGAACTGTACAAACTGATCTCTCGAGTGAGTAAAACCAGTGCAAACGTAATGCTATTAGGTGAAAGTGGTGTAGGTAAAGAAGTGGTTGCAGCCGCCATACATCGCGCTTCAGAAAGTGAGGGGCCTTACATTGCTACCAACTGCGGTGCATTTTCAAAGGAACTGATTGGAAGCGAATTGTTCGGGCACGAGAAAGGCGCGTTTACTGGCGCAGTCGGTCGAAAGGAAGGCGTGTTTGAACAAGCAGAAGGCGGGACATTATTTCTCGATGAAATCACTGAAATGCCAATTGATATGCAGCCTAACTTGTTGCGAGTGTTAGAAAATAAGGTTGTCATTCGCGTGGGTGGAACAAAAACTATACCAGTAAATTGTAGGGTCGTTTCAGCGACAAACCGAACAATGGAAGAAATTGCCCAAAGTAAGGTGCTGCGCGAAGATATTTACTTCAGACTTGCCGTATTTCCTATCACTATTCCACCATTACGAGAGCGCAAAGAAGATATCCCGTTGCTAGCTAAAACCTTTATCGAAGAGTTTAACAAAGACAATGGTGCCAATTTTAAATGGGAAGAGTCTCAATTAGATACGCTTCAAGCCTACGATTGGCCAGGCAATGTTCGAGAATTACGCCATTTTGTTCACCGTGCCGCCATCATGAGTGACCCGGAAAAGCAAAACGTAGAACTGCCAAAAACCATAGAGTCACCTTTTGCACAAAAGCAAAGCACTACACCAGCACTGCAAGCAGGACGGACAATTGAAGACGTTGAAAAAGAGTTGATTTATGCGACGCTCGATAAAGTAAACGGCAACAAAACCATGGCAGCAGAAATGCTAGGGATCAGTACTAAAACGTTGTACAACCGTTTACACGCCTACGGCGACTTAAGCAAAGATGATTAGAGCATTAACCGTTACCAAGGGGTAATCAGTATGACTAATGACGAGTTTTCTCAACTTAGTGTTTTCGTACACGATGCGCGTAAACCCTTAAATCGTATTTCTATGCAAGCAGAGCTTGTAAAAATGGCACTTAATGGCGAAGTGCCGACAGAAAAAGCGCTAGCCGCGTTAGATAAAATTATAAGCAGTGCGAAAGACTGCAGTCACACTCTTGCTGAACTTACTTCAGCGATGAGTGTGAACATTTCGGAATAAATGGATGATCACCAAATTACTCTCATCCTTGTACAGTTGGATTATTATCGTTGTACTTGTGATTGTTGTGATGACCGCAAACTCGTTTTACGTGGTTAGTACGCTAAATGACTTGTCAGCACTTGAAGCTCGCTTATTTACTACTAACAGAGTGATAAATGCCGTTAACAGATTACACGTTGCCGTTCTGCGAGTGGAATCCGGCCAACGTGGCTATATGCTAACGGACAATGAAGACTATCTAACCGATTACACCGAAACGTTGAGTGTGTTAACCGAACTTATTGATGAGGTTGAGGTTAGCGCCTTCTCATCCGATATTGAAGAACAACCTGCACGTATATCAGAACTTCTTGAGCTTACGCGACTAAAAATCAATGAAATGATTGAAGCGGTTGAATTGACTAAGTCCGGTGCCAACACCCAAGCACTGGCGCTAGTTAATAGTGATAAAGGCTTTAAGCTCTACAAACGCTTTGAAGCCTTGTTTAGGCAAATCGATGACTCTGAACGAGACATGCAGGGTACGCATTTAGCAAATTTGATGAGTTTACGCAGAGACTCAGTCAATACACTGATAATTTCGTCAGCAACCACGCTCTTGTTAATCATTACAGTGTTTCTCCTACTCAAAATCAATACTCGTGAGCACGAAAAGTACCTCGATGACCTAGAAAAAGTTAATGAGCAGCTAGAATCTCGCATTGAAGTGCGTACGCAAGAGCTGAAAATATATTCAGATGAGCTTTCTCGCAGTAATAGAGAGCTTGAAGACTTTGCGTTTGTGGCCTCTCATGACCTACAAGAACCGTTGCGTAAAATCCGCGCATTCGGCAACCGGTTAGAGTCGGGATACGCCGATGTTATTGACGAAAGAGGTAAAGATTTTCTCGCTCGGATGCTAAACGCAGCAGAGCGAATGTCTATGCTCATTTCAGACCTACTGGCATTTTCACGCGTATCGACAAGAGGCAAAGACTTTGGCGACGTTGATTTAAATAAGGCACTTAGCAGCGTGCTAAGTGATTTGGAAATTGCCATTGATGAGAAGTCAGCAAAGGTCAACATGGACCAATTGCCAATCATTCGCGGCGACCGAACTCAGATAGAACAATTATTTTTGAATTTAATTTCCAACGCACTCAAATTTCAGCCCGAAGGCGTAGCGCCTGAGGTAAACGTGACGTGCTCAGTGCCTGATGAAGCAGAGCTGGCCGAGATTGTCATGTCAGATGAGTTTGACTGGGTGAAGATTAAGGTAGCTGACAATGGCATTGGTTTTGACCAGTCATTTGCTGAAAAAATATTCGCGCCATTTCAGCGCTTACACGGAAGAACTGAATATAAAGGGACGGGTATTGGTTTAGCGGTATGTCGACGCATAGTAGAAAGACATAACGGCCAAATTACCGCACAGAGCGTACAAGGAGAAGGAGCTACATTCACCATCCTAGTACCGAAAGACAGCGAGCCTTTTGGCTCTAATAATAACGGAGAAAAGCACAATGACGCGTAAACAGACCCAACCAATAAATATTCTTATGGCTGATGATGACGAGGACGATCGCCTACTAACAGTTGATGCACTAAAAGAAAGCCGCGTTTTAAATAACCTTTTTTGTGTTGAAGACGGTGTCGAGCTTTTAGAGTTTCTAAGACACGAAGGGAAATATACTGACCCTGCGGCAGCACCTCGCCCCTCTTTAATCTTACTTGATTTAAATATGCCAAGAAAAGATGGTCGCGAAGCGTTGCAAGAGTTAAAGAACGACCCTAAGTTGCGCAGTATTCCGGTTGTTATTCTTACCACGTCGAAAGAAGAGGAAGACATGTTGAGAGGTTACGATTTAGGTTGTGCATCGTATATTACTAAACCAGTAAATTTTGAAGGCCTTGTTGAACTAATGCAGGCACTCGGACGTTACTGGATAGAGTTTGTAGAGTTGCCACACGAGTAAAGAGGTTCTAGATGGCAGAGGTTATAAAAATTCTGTTAGTTGAGGATGACGAAGATGATTACTTCTTAACCTCTGATTATCTAGCAAATTGTGAGTCGCCTAAGTTTGAGTTAACTTGGGTGACAAACAGCGCTGATGCACTTGACGTGCTTAAGACTCACAGCTTCGATTTGTGCTTGTTAGACTACCTACTAGGTGCGGAAAATGCCATTGATGTACTTGGCGCGTTAAAATCTAATCAAATTAATTTACCCGTTGTTATATTAACTGGCCAGTCGGATACCGCCGTTGACGAAATGGTCATGCGTGCAGGGGCTGCTGACTATTTACAGAAGTCAGAAATTGAAACTCCGAGATTTATGCGCACTATTCGCTACGCTATGGTGCGTAGAGATATTGAAAACGAGCGTCTTGAACGCAATAAAATTGAGCAAAAGAACAAAGCGAAAGACAAGTTTTTGGCCCATCTAGGCCACGAATTGCGCACTCCACTCACGTCTATCCTTGGTTATACAGAACTGCTGATAGACGACGCAAAAAATCAAGGGATACAACAAGAACTCTCGATTATTCATTCCAACGGCAAACATCTACTTAGTTTGTTAAACGATCTGTTGGATATGTCGCGAATTATGGCCGAAAAATTGGAACTAAATGTAAAAGATGTCAATTTAACGGCATTTCTGACCGACATCCACTCGCTCATGCGACTCAACGCCAAAGACAAAGGTGTTTTTCTCGACCTTGTGTCAGATACTCGAGTCCCTGAATTTATAAAAACAGACCCTACTCGTTTGCGTCAAGTATTGCTAAACCTAATCTCTAATGCAGTTAAGTTTACTGATAAAGGGAGTATTACGCTGACTGTTTCGTTAGACGAAAGCGATGCACAATCAAACGCTAAGCTGCGCTTTTCGGTTACAGACACGGGGATAGGCATGCCACCCGATAAGCTTAGAAATATCTTCCAGCCATTTGAGCAAATTGAAGATGTGATGAGAGCTAATCACGGCGGCGCAGGGCTTGGGCTAGCTATCTGCAAGGAACTGGTCACAAAACTAGGTGGTGACATAGCCGTTAGCTCTAAGCTTGGTGAAGGCAGCACCTTTGTGTTTGATATAGACCCAGGCGATATCTCATTACAGCCGAAAGTTGAACTCATTTTGGGGCAAATCGCGCCTGTTGAATCAGGACAAATAAATTTACAACTTAGCGGACGTGTACTCATTGTAGATGATTTGCGAGAAATACGCCGACTTACAGGGCACCTGGTTAGTCAGTCTCAAGCTGATATTAGTTTCGCTGAAAATGGTGTTAAAGCACTAGAAGCTGTACTTCAAGCCGATGAAAGTGACACGCCATTTGACTTGGTTCTGATGGATATACACATGCCGGTTATGAATGGCATTGAAGCATTGCATGCGCTACGACGCCACGGTCAAAAGCTACCCGTGGTTGCAGTTACAGCGGCTAGTCGCAAAGGACTTAGAGACTCTCTAATAGACGAAGGCTTTAATGATGTTATTGGCAAGCCTATCGATAAGCTCGCGTTAGCTAAGCTTTTAGGTAAGTACCTGTCAGGTAGCCATCCAGATACCTTTTCTAATGTAGAGAAGCATGTAAGTAACATGCCAATTAAAAAACCTTATGTGCCTGAAGATGTTCGCTTCACTGAGTGCTCTAAAGCGCCAATTAAATCGTCGCCATCAAGCAAAGAAGAAGTAAGCGATAAAGCGAAAAGTGTGCTTGTTATTGAAGACGACGAAGATGCTGCTGAGTTACTCCAACTCTTCCTAACTCACTTGGGAAATCAAGTTCACGTAGAATACTGCGGGGCTGATGCGCTGCAGTTAATTAACGATAAGCAGTTTGACCATGTATTGATGGACCTGACACTTCCAGATTATGACGGCTATGAATTGGCTGGGTTAATTAGAAAAGCGGTACCAGAGGCGACAATCACCATTGTCAGCGGTCATGAAGCTAATGAGGGCCGTATGAAATCAATAGGCATTGACAGTGCACTGTTAAAACCAGTGACAAAAGATGACCTCGCATCAGTATTAAAGTAAAAAGATGTTAATGGAGATAAAAGTAGAACATTAAGGCCCGCTTTTTTCACGCTTGGCGGGTCGTTATAGAGTGAGAAAATATTACAGAGATATGAAACAAAACTGTGTGACTGTTTCAAAGCGACGCCCTCCCCGCTCCTTACGAAAAGACATACCCCATATAATTCAAACACTTAAATACAACAAAAGCTTGGTACAAGCGTTGCAGCACCTACTGTGAACCCATAAATTTTAAGGAGAATATTATGGCTACGCAAACTTCTACTCGCTCTCATGCAGGTAAATCAAACGGTGCAGCGCAGACAAATGGCATTAAAGAGCCTGCACATCCGGTGACAGATAGTCTACAAGCGACACTACATGCGTCGGTGGATAAATTAGCTGACAGCGCAGGTATCGCTGAAGAGAATATTCGCAAGACCGCAGCGTCTTCTGCAGAGAACATGTCTGCGCGAAAACGCCTTGCAGAGAAAAAATGGCATGCGTCTAAGGTCCGTGCATATGCGATTGAAAACCCAGTAGCAACTGCGGGTATTGCATTTGCCGCAGGTATGCTAGTAACGTCTCTACTACGCAAAAAATAGTCATGGCCTTTGCACCTGACTTCCGCCGGGCTCAATTTATATTGAGCCCGGCAAATCCATATCAGTTAACTGCTCCGAGGGCGAGCACGCTCTTTTTCGCTGAAGAGAAAGAGGCGGAAACTGAAGATAGGATTAATCAGCCCTATCCTGACCCTACGTTTAACGATGTTTTCGATTCATTGCAAAACGCCCTGAATCAGAAAAAGTCTCAATACTTTGCTTTTTGTGAACTTGTCAACAGCGAGCTTGTGCTCGTTAAAAAGTCGTTTTTCGTCACTGTTTTTGCCGCACTTTCTGCATTTGCTGTAGGAACCGTTTGTTGGCTCATATTCAACATTGCATTGGCTGCTATTTTTCACGAACTCGGCATTCACTTTATTGCTAGTTCTCTTATTTTACTGCTGCTTAATGCGGTCACCGCCTGGGGCCTATTTCGCTTAGCAAAGAACGCATACGGATACTTAAGTTTTTCTCGTGTTATAAAGCTTTTAGAGCGAGTAGTAGGCACTAAGTAATGCTTTGGTGCTGCAAGCACAAAAGGCCAAATAAACTGCTTAACTATAGTAAGGAGTGAAAAATGAATGTTTTTATCAAGTCAAATATTCGCGAAATTGCCGAAAAGGAACATACTTACTTTGTACAAAAACACAATGCCGAGGTTGCACTTACCCAAGCAAAGAGGCAATGTAAACTATTAATGGGTAAACCCGAAACAATCATAGGTATCGCGGGTGTTGGCGCGTACAAAGGCGCCAGCGATGCAA
The DNA window shown above is from Alteromonas sp. KC3 and carries:
- a CDS encoding response regulator; its protein translation is MTRKQTQPINILMADDDEDDRLLTVDALKESRVLNNLFCVEDGVELLEFLRHEGKYTDPAAAPRPSLILLDLNMPRKDGREALQELKNDPKLRSIPVVILTTSKEEEDMLRGYDLGCASYITKPVNFEGLVELMQALGRYWIEFVELPHE
- a CDS encoding response regulator; translation: MAEVIKILLVEDDEDDYFLTSDYLANCESPKFELTWVTNSADALDVLKTHSFDLCLLDYLLGAENAIDVLGALKSNQINLPVVILTGQSDTAVDEMVMRAGAADYLQKSEIETPRFMRTIRYAMVRRDIENERLERNKIEQKNKAKDKFLAHLGHELRTPLTSILGYTELLIDDAKNQGIQQELSIIHSNGKHLLSLLNDLLDMSRIMAEKLELNVKDVNLTAFLTDIHSLMRLNAKDKGVFLDLVSDTRVPEFIKTDPTRLRQVLLNLISNAVKFTDKGSITLTVSLDESDAQSNAKLRFSVTDTGIGMPPDKLRNIFQPFEQIEDVMRANHGGAGLGLAICKELVTKLGGDIAVSSKLGEGSTFVFDIDPGDISLQPKVELILGQIAPVESGQINLQLSGRVLIVDDLREIRRLTGHLVSQSQADISFAENGVKALEAVLQADESDTPFDLVLMDIHMPVMNGIEALHALRRHGQKLPVVAVTAASRKGLRDSLIDEGFNDVIGKPIDKLALAKLLGKYLSGSHPDTFSNVEKHVSNMPIKKPYVPEDVRFTECSKAPIKSSPSSKEEVSDKAKSVLVIEDDEDAAELLQLFLTHLGNQVHVEYCGADALQLINDKQFDHVLMDLTLPDYDGYELAGLIRKAVPEATITIVSGHEANEGRMKSIGIDSALLKPVTKDDLASVLK
- a CDS encoding sensor histidine kinase; translated protein: MITKLLSSLYSWIIIVVLVIVVMTANSFYVVSTLNDLSALEARLFTTNRVINAVNRLHVAVLRVESGQRGYMLTDNEDYLTDYTETLSVLTELIDEVEVSAFSSDIEEQPARISELLELTRLKINEMIEAVELTKSGANTQALALVNSDKGFKLYKRFEALFRQIDDSERDMQGTHLANLMSLRRDSVNTLIISSATTLLLIITVFLLLKINTREHEKYLDDLEKVNEQLESRIEVRTQELKIYSDELSRSNRELEDFAFVASHDLQEPLRKIRAFGNRLESGYADVIDERGKDFLARMLNAAERMSMLISDLLAFSRVSTRGKDFGDVDLNKALSSVLSDLEIAIDEKSAKVNMDQLPIIRGDRTQIEQLFLNLISNALKFQPEGVAPEVNVTCSVPDEAELAEIVMSDEFDWVKIKVADNGIGFDQSFAEKIFAPFQRLHGRTEYKGTGIGLAVCRRIVERHNGQITAQSVQGEGATFTILVPKDSEPFGSNNNGEKHNDA
- a CDS encoding DUF883 domain-containing protein, whose product is MATQTSTRSHAGKSNGAAQTNGIKEPAHPVTDSLQATLHASVDKLADSAGIAEENIRKTAASSAENMSARKRLAEKKWHASKVRAYAIENPVATAGIAFAAGMLVTSLLRKK